One window of Amaranthus tricolor cultivar Red isolate AtriRed21 chromosome 11, ASM2621246v1, whole genome shotgun sequence genomic DNA carries:
- the LOC130827289 gene encoding WUSCHEL-related homeobox 6-like, which translates to MSPAASTRWCPTPEQVMILEEMYRGGVRTPNAAQIQQITAHLSHYGKIEGKNVFYWFQNHKARDRQKLRKKLLGKQFQHQQILFPHNTFPYPPFDQLPLPHHNTYLHFDLPPPPPPPRPPLPCFNPTPSSLSLFNQLPPLNLSCFAAHQGRAEDVVKGVTNTFTWNSDENYGREKTKPSSVMRIITNDDDDDDHHQDKNNSKNDDENDEYSRTRRLKTLELFPIKDKTSLK; encoded by the exons ATGTCACCAGCAGCATCAACAAGATGGTGTCCAACACCAGAACAAGTGATGATCTTAGAGGAAATGTATAGAGGAGGTGTAAGAACTCCCAATGCAGCTCAGATACAGCAGATAACTGCCCATCTTTCTCATTATGGTAAAATTGAAGGTAAAAATGTGTTTTATTGGTTCCAAAATCACAAAGCTAGAGATAGACAAAAACTTAGAAAGAAACTTCTTGGTAAACAATTTCAACATCAACAAATCTTGTTTCCTCATAATACTTTCCCTTATCCTCCCTTTGATCAATTACCTCTTCCTCACCATAATACTTATCTTCACTTTGATctcccaccaccaccaccaccaccacgacCTCCACTACCTTGTTTTAATCCCACGCCGTCTTCCCTTAGCTTGTTTAATCAACTTCCTCCTCTCAATTTATCTTGCTTTGCAGCTCATCAG GGACGAGCTGAAGATGTAGTGAAAGGAGTGACAAATACATTTACTTGGAATTCAGATGAAAATTATGGAAGGGAAAAGACAAAGCCATCATCAGTGATGAGGATTATcacaaatgatgatgatgatgatgatcatcatCAAGATAAGAATAATAGtaagaatgatgatgaaaatgatgaatATTCCAGAACAAGACGCCTCAAAACACTAGAGTTGTTCCCAATCAAAGACAAGACTTCTCTCAAGTAG